ataatagtaatttaattaattaattaattaaatttattaaaaaataataattaaattaatttttatttttattaataaaatatattattattattattattattattattattattattattattattatatcttcACGCGAATTGCAGGAGCCCCCCTCTCCCTCtgaatttctttctctctcttctcgttctctctctctctctctctctcttcattttcctGACGAATGCTCACCCGATCAAAAATCGGAAGATAACGCTGGACTCCATTtttcgctgccgtcatttctaccagagtggattggtagtaggagcggcataggtgtatctcctggggtaagctaaatctttccttttacctcaatttcttgtgaATTTTAAGCTCAATcaacgattggacaccaccacgagaatctaggaataattctctacaagtctagcgaaacGGATTTCTCATAGGGTCattgtaggcataaccccaaatttgggataaagggattattaagggacttattattatttaattagtattgatttagaaatgctagaatgtTGAGCATCTGAGattgaaataggatttttaaaatttagggctcgggtgagcgccgcgggtgtaatttcgagaACCCACAGGTATAGTTTAcaaaattaagtgagggtgttaaatattagttttagtGTTGATTTGGGgtgtatggagcctaggaaagattagatgggtattattttggggaaatgagttaattaatttaggaaaaatgcgaattgcaggatttgagtttcgggcgccaagggcgtaggatctgagttttaacgagactctcaataagtcaggtaagagaaataaattataacagtatttttagagctaCTCTTTGAatttatatgtgaaaatgagcatatgatattttgtctgaaaattattatgatataaatatcaaataaattgtgtggcatttgagtaatattaaattttgatattttggagtgtgaaattaatatattatgaatattagatgaaaactgtgtggcatatgacgtatattgaaaaatgtgaaatataacaataagtactttctgagaaaatattgaaatgagaattattgatgtgattagtggaaaataatgaaatatggtatttatatgtgagtagaaatgatttgcatgaaaaatgagattttgcaaattactgatatgggtattttaagaaatgttgaaatacgtgaaatacgatatatactattatgagatgatgaaatgtgcacagaaaataatGAGAAcgtttatattgagatgaattgagatatactgatatgagattaatgatgtatattgatatagAAATATTGAAACCTGAAAATGAGAAATTGAATTATGAAAcgtatatattgaaatatgattgaaaatgctaatactgcataatgattgcgggtatgtggtagtgaaccctgatggatggttgtggaaaccctaatgatgggttgtgatattgagcacgataccgttgctggtggtgtagtgcaaccacacgaactcttggagcgtATGGTGTGACAATCGACTGAGCTATTtaatagagttgttgtgccccctgattccggatcagggctataggtcgaCCAGTAGTACTACAgacgcgagatatgtgatatgatattttgatctaacggggtccagcctttgggccgcacaaccttgaccataggggggAAGTATGGTGTGGAAAGAAAGAttctcagggtagccatgagttacaaacgcgatgttggtactagataccaaggatactcatgagccggataGTAAAATGggaacgaaaagtgaaagaatggtaaaatgggttaaaatgagaaatgaaagaaataatggaaattgagagatagagaatgataaaattgagaaatggatccatgtgagttaataatataaataattgaggcgaagtgaaactctccgtctgagggcttactaagtaaggtgagtgctctgataggtatcagatgtggttatacatggctgcataacgtgttaaggcagagggaagctacctgtatgggcgagtaatcttccctattctcaggaacttcgcaggtaaatatgtgttggaaatgattgaatttgaggaatgatttttaatcttataaaagcttgtgttgtatatctatatgattataagaatacgtttatcaatgtatttttctcagatgaaatgttgatttgaaaagtaaagtgtgttataactgaactcatatggccacacactgtaaataatttattccttcttactgatatatgtctcacccaaattatctaaatttttcaaggaacagagataggccaggcgaTAGAGCTCTGAGACCTTAGGGAGTTAAGATCCTGACACACAGGGTAAGTTTTTGGACTAaaggaggtgtaattcccctagagttgaattTTTTTTGAGTATGAGATGgtaatgtgtgtatatatatatatgttgatactctgggtattgtattctggtcgTTAAGTATgtactatcttccgctgttaggttatataaataaaatgacttttttacCCGGtatccaatgcgggtcgggtcgtatgaatggtaatagggttgttgacgtggccaatttgtgaatgttgttaatgatgagtgaatatttatttattattatttttaaaaaattgtatgaaaatcggggcgtcacaatacAGACATGGTATTATAtggtatcaaaccctgatggactaagtatgttatgagtatagtaccgtagctagctagccagatcaAACAGTGTAAACCCTCTatgccgacccgagaagtgttgcagagagtaggatgggcggaccaggttggtAATAGccaacagtgcaaccacactatttagaaagtgttgggttggaggccgattagccccgaagtgttgcagagagtaggatacccactatgtgccaacccgagaagtgttgcggagagtaggatgggcggaccaggttgggtgggcaatcgtgcatagttataTCATGTTTGACTAagtctggtaggccaaccagagttaagtccagcctacaagCCACACAACTCGAATCATGGGGAGTTAATTtatgatatacagttatccatccaggggaAAATCTCAGTGATATAAAGATATAACAGATGATATACatgatatgaaaatttattatgatatagtatgcttACGTTTAAAAGCAAAGATTTTCATGAGTTATCAGTTACAACTTAATATGTTACAGTTAtatatttgcagtatatgtttataacacgaaattactcatgttgccacacattgatattggtctatctcccttactaatattagtttatctcctttactgagaggtgtctcaccccaacaatacaaatatttcaggaaactcaGGCAGACGAGCAGAGCGAGCTCCAAGATAAAGGGGATTGATAGTGCTACCCTGattgaagggtaagtagttgggttgagtACAGGgtggatttttggggtatgacTATGGGAATTATGGCCCTTTTtaggatgtatatgtgtatatatggaaatagtaaaactctggtattgtatataaggtgaaggatattttggtttctgttgcatagttgtcatgtatgtagAACAGGTGTATCCCAGATTCCCTTAGGGTCCGGGTTGATTTTGTATATGCTTTacggtatcagagttattattattattattattattattattattattattattattattattatgtggaaaaatatATAGTAGAATTTTGGGGTCGTGGCACTTAGTGACGGTTTttttccgtcactaatactccactattagtgacgacttgAATATTTCGTCattaataagtattagtatccgCAAATATGGTGACAAAGCTGGAAGCGTCACTAATACTAacaaaaccgtgactaatactattagtgacgatttttttgttattagtaatggtttaaaACCGTCTCTAATAACATTTTTCCTTGTAATGTTTTGACATCAGTAAAAAGGAGTACAATAGAAAAATTCAGCATGCAAGTCACAATAGGACCATGAAGCAGCAAACATTCCACAATGAATAGGTCCAAAAGTCAACATGcaaatttcaaacaaaatatcTATCGACAGGTCCATCATGAAAATTATAATCAATAAGATCCATTTTCAGCATGCATTACACAGTGGTTAGAATGTCGTAATCAGGAAAGCATAACATTAGTATTAAGcattcataataataaaataaataagagtaCAAAGAGCAAATGAAAGATAAAGTAtcaatatattacaacacaaattGTTCTAAGCAAGTGATGTCAGAGAAATATCTAATCCGCGTCAATGTCGTCACCACCAAACGAAGTCTCCTCCTCTTCAGCGTCATCATCGTCCTCCTTGCCCGAACTTGCCTCCATAGGAGCTTTTCCTTTGGAAGAGGAAGCACTGCCCATATTGCTCTCAATGCGTCCAATATGGTAACATATGCTCATCGAACATACCCTTCTGAAGACCATCGGTCTAGTAAGATCCACAAAAATAACTCCCTTCTTAACACATAATAGCATGTAACTCATTAGGGGTCAAACCGacaatcaccccccccccccaattgaaaaataaaaactcattCTCTATTGAATTAAAATAAATCCAATAGTATTTTTTCAATTAAAAGCGCTATTTTTTAAACgtatcaattttgaaaataaagtttcATTCGAACTATtgtcaaataattttaattaaaatgaaattaaaatcaaataatCTTTCACATCAAATTGTTGCGTCATTAAAGATTTACAGACATGCAAGAGAGAGTATTTTTCACCCTACTCCTTTACATTACCTGCATCATAAAATTTGAATCACTGGTCGTCACAGCTTGGCAAACATATACCTTGAATTTAATATAGTAATTTAAAaaaatggaatgcaaatatcatTCAAGCCTAACTGAAAAACCTAAAAAACCGTCACTTAAGTATCTAGATATGTTTGTAATGTCGTCGAAAGGGGAGCATTTTCCTTGAAGATTTTGATTTGGTCTTCTTAAATTGTGGCTATTGTTTTTCAAAATACATATATTTGAAGGACTCTCCGAAGAATTGGCAACCATACCGTGTCCGCTTGAGCGCCCGCGTAACCAGACACAGATCTAAGATTTCAACTCGACTTATCAACACATCAATCCATTTCGCCATAATTAATTCGTCAACCACGAAAAATAAACGCGGTTATAAACAAACCACCCCTCGCTACTCGTTCCCACTCTGATTTCCATTCCATCCCAACTGACATTTCATCGAACACTTAGCGCATTTCACTGTTTCTCAGCCCATAACGCCATGGAGTTCTTCAACAAAGCTAAAGCCGTCAGGCTGAAAAGCCACCTCGGCAAGTACCTGGTCGCCGGTGACGATGAAGAAGCGGTGCGGCAGAGCCGCGACGGGTCCTCCAGCAGGGCTCGGTGGGCGGTGGAGTTCGTGGAGGGGAGGAGCCACGTGGTGCGCCTCAAGAGCTGCCACGGGCAGTACCTCACCGCCGCGGACGAGCCCTTCCTCCTGGGCATGACGGGAAAGAAGGTGGTCCAGACGCAGGTGACGGTGGCGACGGCGAGAGCGATGGAGTGGGAGCCCATAAAAGAAGGGTTCCAGGTGAAGATGAGGGCGCGGAGAGGGAAGTTTTTGCGGGCGAACGGGGGGACGCCGCCGTGGAGGAATTCGGTGACGCACGACGTGCCCCACAGGAGTGCGACGCAGGATTGGGTGCTGTGGGAGGTGGAGGTGGTGGACATTAAGGAGTTTGATTTGGAGTTGTCGGCGTCGAATCATATGTCGCCGGCTTGGAGCTTTTCTTCTGTGTTTTCTGAGGATTTGGAGGCTTTGGACACTGCGTCGTCGCCGACACTCTCCTCCATTAGTAGCTCTCGACATGCTTCGGGCAGACAGGTAAATCTATTATCTCccataatttaaaacattagggTCGAATGCATGTCTCATAAGATTGATTGATGGTTTAAAATTctttaatatgaaaattttaacaggtattttaaaaaatgatcatTACACCTGTAATTAATATATAAAGAATAAATACTTTTCAATCCAAAAATCctactaaaaaatatatattttgataaatttataccttaaaatttttaataattataaattttgaaaatatttaacaaTTAATCATTAATTAACCAAAAGTAATATAGTGTCAAAGTATTaactattaaattacttttttataaaacaataataatatactTTTATTTAATAGATTATACTTTGACAATATATTGCTTtcaattattttggttaattaatttgtaattgtaaaatattttcaaagtttataattattgaaaattttaagataTAAATTCAGGAAAATACATTTAGTAGAatttttggattaaaaaaaatataattattttttgtataatgatcattttttaaaataattgtcAAAATTCTCATGTTAAATTAAATGTcgattaaaatgttaattaatataaatatttacaacTTTAATAggcattttaaaaataatttatatatttattaaaatttatatattttttaattaataataattatttttatactatttgatttttttacttttatctttattaataatttattattttaaatataataataatatgtcattatattatattacaaagGTATTATTGTCTAAAAAGGGTAATTTGATTCAAAAAGTAAGATTTCCATAAGAATAAGATTTGTATAAAATCTACCATAGAGAAAAACAGGAATAAAATGTCCACACataaaaattcttttattttcaaaaatataaatactctcacaaataatatttttatattcaaataataatttttgaaatgactTAAAACTCATTAATATTTTACTTTTGATTGTCTTGGTGCCGTTTGCGTTTTGCTTATTTTGGGCGTCCTTACGTTTTGCTCTAGGCTAAGGGTGGCAAAACAGGTCGGAACTCGGTAGATACCCGTGATCCATCCATTTAAATCGGGTTAGGCATTAGCATAAATTGTCCCATTTATTAAACAGGTCACCCATTTATAAACAGGTCAACTTGAACCCGACTCGTTTAATAAATGGATTAGTTAATTTGGGTTAGGTGCCCGTCTAGTGACCAGTTTAATTTgataatatatgtgtgtgtgtgtgtctatatatatatatatatatatatatagtatattaaaaatatatattaattaaagagACATATTATTTTCTacgttttatatttttttgttaagatattaataaataaaataaaagagtgatgttttaaaaaaaaaaaattatgtcactttatataaaatatttttaaaaaataaataaattatattttttaaaaaattcttaatGGGTACTCATTTATGACTCATTTATTAAACAAACGGTTTTAGGTTTATACATTAGTTATCCATTAATAAACGGGTCAATTCGAATTTAAACCCATTTAATATCTACCTGTTTACAATCTGTCAAAACCTAACCCATTTTGCTACCCTCTTCTCTGGCCATTTTGGGTCTAATAATTGCAGCTGGATTTTTACTCCCTTCACAAGCTACCATGTGGCACTTTATATTCACTTGATCAACAAGTTTTGGGTTGAGCAAATTAGTTCGATGGGCGAAGACTTTTTCTtatttgattaatcaaatttTCCATAGTTTTAAGTTGAATTTGGTCAAGCTTGGCTTGCGCAAGCAAGTTTaaatcaagattttttttttttatcttataggttagagtgcatgtatttttttttaatttaaattgatCAAACACAAAATATGGTCACTTTTCTAGTCATTAATTACAATTCACTTACCAACGTTTAGTTTCTTATAATAGATTTGAATAAACTAGTACTGATTACATGCTTAATTAATATGAATAAGGTATATCTGCTATATAAGTCACAATAGAGAAATTATGTAAGTGGAACTtctttagttatttgtactaagGGTgtgcaaacggtcggttcggctaaattcaattaattaattgaattaaccaaATTTTTCAGATAATACTAATTCCTAACCGAATCAACTGAATTAGTTGTAACTGAACCGAACCGTACCCAACCGAACCAACTTTTtgagtaattcggttaaccaaatttgaccgaataaatttaaaattaattataaaaataaaatatgattgcaaattttGTTTCTAGTTTATCAATTCCAGTTTAATTAATAAAAGGGTTTTTTGATAAAAGGAACATTTTAAGATTAAACATTAAAGgtttaacatatatcatatatcaatattattaatttatatttaattattaattaattagcaATTCGaataatttggttaaccgaattacagATTCCTCATACCCAAACCAAAAATTAAATACCCGAAATTATCCGAATCTAGAATCAAACCGAACCGAACCTATATATTAACCGAACCGGATCAACCGAACTcgatcggttaattcgggttaAATGCGAATTCTACTCACCCCTAATTTGTACACCCGGTCTACAACTATGGAATATGGAATAGATGGGTCCTCTCCCTACCACTAAGTGTTCATTTACTCACCATATAATTTCACCATCCTCTCCCTATCACTAGGTGTTCATGTACTCACCATATAATTTCACTTGAAGTTATTTTATGACTTGGCTTGTAAGGGATGCAAAGTACCAATTTGATATAATTTctactttctattttctatttttattttaatataatgaaacaaataaattatgataattatttgtataaattgctaattttctatttttattattaatatcgatgagtatttttaaaaaaataaataaataattttatgctTTTTTAATTATTATGACAGCCTATCATCAAGATATTTTTATATCTAgagttatttttttttggatttagacccttcattttatatataaaattatgctaaaacttaaaaataaaatgaccTAGTTAATTTAATAATGTAATTAAATAAAgacatttaaaattttctaaaattttttaacaatatattaaatgtctgttaaaaaatattttgctatttttcaattgttatgaACAACAAGATTATTCCTATAGTAGTAAAAAGTGAGTTTCGTATTATAATAAGTAACATAGTTAtaatatttctattttttaaaaatttttaattgataTTCTTTTTTGCATTGGTACTGTTTTAATTATCTCTGCTATTAGAGAGGGGATTCCCCCTTTTGTTAATAGGATTTTTAAGATTCTCGTAATGCCCCTGTAACTATAGCTACCCATAACTATTCCAAAAATATTCTAATAACGATACATAagtatttccaaaataaccataactatcccaaaataatattttttttttttaaatatttaatagtcttatattaatttcatatattgatatataaatttatttatttatttatttattattcttttaaatgctatttatttattaatttattttgttCTATAGTATTTATAGATAATATACAATTATCACTCAAAATTTGCGGAACATGTGTATTGTGTGTCCTTGCTAGTAgtatttttcaattattattcGATTCGAGGAGAAAAATGGGTATTTGTTCAAAATATGTTTTAATGTTAGAAATATTAACAGAACAGTCGATGTCATTcattttctagttatatttttgttatgtaatttttgacaatgaatgcagacccaaaccctaaaatttaagaccccatttgaaactcaaaaaatattggGGAAAGAAAATGAGACTATCAAGAaatccatattttcatgtttgataatcgaaaaaaataagaaagaaaataaaaaatataccaaatttatgaacaaaaatttaattttacatgtcattaatatttaattttttaaattttttaatcatataaaaacaaacttatattttaaattgaatttaagctccatttggaactcaaaaaatattgaaaaagtaaaagaaaatataaggaattAATATTTCTATATTTGGCTATCGagaaaagtaagaaaaaatttaaaaatatatatatcaaattcataaataaaattttgattttaaaataaatttttatttttgattgtatttaatagagaagaaaGAGATAAGCGAAAATAAATTTCTTcctaattttcttttttcttttgaaatccATAGTCCAAACGGACCAGGTCTCGACATACTCCAAAGTAAAAGCCTTAAAAGAAGCAAACCTGGAAATCCGTTTCCATGCACTTAAAAACAGGGGAACACAGGTTTTGCCGGCGCATAAGCCATCCTATATTTAGCATTTAAACCTTTTATTTGTTAAACTGTACAAACAATGTGTGAGGATTTCAGTTTACGCCCAACCATCATTTAATCTGTCTTCATCTCGTAACCGCCCATCAAGATCCAAACCTCCCTATATGAAGACACCACACCAGCATCTTCTTTCCATGCAATTCCTCTTCCCCCGGAGATAATACATTATCTTTGATTCTGGTTTTTCCCTCCTCCTCCGTAAATTTCACAATTTAATTGAAGCTGAGGAAGGCCTGCAAATTTTGATTGAGGTGAGAATCAAAACGAACACAAAAAATTAACAGAATTAGGCTCTTATCTTGTGGTCattcttgttttattttcaaTTTGGTTTTTTGGGATTCCATTCATTTTTGTTCCGGTTGTCTGTGGATGAAATTAATTTCAGAGTGAAACAATGGAGCTCTTCAACAATGCAAGATGCATAAGGCTTAGAGGCCGCCACGACAAGTACCTCCTCGCCGACGAAGACCAGGAGGGCCTCTGCCACGACCGCAACGCTTCGTCCCGAAGGTCTAAATGGACCGTTGAGTTCGTCGAAGGCGGCAGCTTCATCCGCCTCAGATCCTGTTATGGGAAATACCTCACGGCCACTGATATCCCATTTCTTCTAGGTGTGACTGGAAAGAAGGTTCTCCAAACCACTCCCAGAAGGCTAGATTCCTCTGTTGAATGGGAGCCCATCAGAGAAGGCTTCCAGGTTCGCCTCAAGACCCGCTACGGCAATTTCCTGCGCGCAAACGGGGGCGTCCCGCCGTGGCGTAATTCGATAACTCATGACATTCCCCACAGGACTGTAACACAAGATTGGATTTTGTGGGATGTTGAAGTCGTAGACTTAGTGCAACTCAGATCAAAAGAGCCCGTACCCGTATCGCAACCCACCAGTCGAACCAATTCCTCGCTTACGGAATCGAGTTCGCCGGCCGTGATATCTTTGAAGTCCCCTAGATTGTCCTTCAAGTCCCCTAAACTGACCAAACAGGAGGTTTGACCCATTTCCATTTCATCTCTATGAGTTTTGTTTCGTGCATGCTAATGTTGAATTTAATTAAGTGGGAATTTTGGTTTGATCGCGTGCAGTCTAGCGATTCATTTGTCGGTTCTCCAGTGAAGGATCGAGGGCGGGATATTTATTACAGTGTTGCTGATGATTATGGGGACGTAGATGAAGGGATTGAAGAGGCCAATTTGAGTTACAAGGGAAATGAAGTAGAAGAATTGAAACAGAAGTTGGAGGAAGAGACAGGGCTGGATGATGTCATCGTGTGTTCTCGAAATCCACTGAATGGGAAGCTTTTTCCCCTTCGGCTGGCTCTGCCTCCCAAcaacacaaccatgcatgttGTTGTGGTTCCATCATCATCACAAGGTTGGTTTTACAGTTTATCCCTTCTTCTAATGCCTGCAAAATGGTACAGGCTTAAAGACACAagccaaaactcaatttttgcctTCAGCACTTGTCCCCCTTTTGCTTGGCCTAATGAAGTTTATGTGCATGTTTTATCAGCTGCAAGATACCTTGAGACACCAGAGAGTCCCACTCCAACATAACCAGGCAGTACGTACAGCAACCAAATGTGGGCAATGAAAATTTGCGGAAGCAGTGTTGATCAATTGGCTTCAAAACTGCTATTGCATGCTTGCTTGATCGAAAATTCGAAACCAGAGTTAGGCTAGAACGATTTTGTTGCATTGTTTGAGCTAGGATGCGAAAGGAGTACCATATCATGCAAATAGTTATGCTACTGCAGATAGTGGGAGAGCAGCTTGTATGCTGGGTGGCTTGTCATGTGAATATAATTGCAAGTGTGGTCATGGAGGATGAAGGTCTACTGAATTCTTTCATGGTTAAAATAAATCATCTGTTTTGCCTTCTATATTCGAATCATGAATTTTATTACTGTGAAAATCATAGAACTAAAAGAAATCCAGTGTCCTGCTGAATACTACGCTCAGATGCTTAACACCTTCATGTGACTCGCTAAATAGCATGCCCTATTAAAAAGGACTGTCCAGAGAGTACAGTGGCCTTTATTTGATGGATGCTAGGCAGAGTTGCTCATGATTAATATATGTGATGCTAAAGGGCATGCTGAGTTTGTTTGCTGAACTTATCAGCTGATTTTGCCAATTACACGCAGAAACCATATATGACAAGCCAATAACACCAGAAATTTCGCCGCCATTCTTTCAACGAGATGGTACTTAAAAAAAACGAAAAGCAATACCATTCCATTACTTTTTCCTCAGACAGTCGTAGCTAAGAAATCCAAAAACGAATTGCGTCACATTGGCCAAACGACGAATGACTTCACCTGTCAACGCCCTCTTCAAATTAGAAATCAAGCAAGCATAGGCTAAGTAGAAGAAAATTTTCCAGGTACCTTCAGCTAGGTGTGGATAAAAGACTCAACAAACTCCTACATTCTCTACCTTAAACTAACTTGGATATTGTAGGATCATAATCAAAGCATCTTTGAGTAGATTTTGTGTCGTTGGTCAATTCGGAGACATAGGTCATCTTGTGAGATGACCATCTTAACCTATCAAAATTTTGTATTTCCAATTGATATTGTTTAAAtgtcaattttattttaaaaaaacaaagTCCAAGAAGGGAACAAAATCAAGTCaactcaaattcaaattgaaattcaaattcaaaggcGTTTGTTGGTCCATCCTTGTGGTGAAACCCCCAAATTATTAGatgaaaacataaaataaaataaaaggacatTTGAAAGTTGGGCCTTGCATGCGTCACGAGCCGAGCTtcttcagggcattatgcttccCTATGATCGCTTGTCTCGTGCGTTtgagatgagtttccatcatgtaaatactagtgtagaattatttttcaaaaataatttttccctagGCTAAAAAGGAGAGCATGACTTTTCgatcatattgatgtttcctagtgccagtgTGAGAAtaacatagaaagctctttaggggaaggtGGGTGTTCATCAATTTGTAAAACTTACTAGCTATTGTTAACGTGTTTAGCCTATTttcctccctcgctaaacacacattgtTAACGGAtgtgttgataatgaattacgctgtctcaatgtttactgcttaagtGTAATTactttcataagttgcttattaCTTCTACTTATATTTACTTGAATAACAATGTAAGTGTTCCATTGGTGAATTGTAGTAAACGTTAGGCtaactagttaaacaagagggcTTTAGCTAGCACCGAACGGTCCACTCACAAAGGTGTTAAATATTTGGCCCGTGACACTTAGTATCAGAGCTCGGTTAGTTACTACGTGAAGTCAATTGCCTTTGTTGTAGGATTGGTAAA
This Malania oleifera isolate guangnan ecotype guangnan chromosome 11, ASM2987363v1, whole genome shotgun sequence DNA region includes the following protein-coding sequences:
- the LOC131168021 gene encoding uncharacterized protein LOC131168021 isoform X2, with the translated sequence MEFFNKAKAVRLKSHLGKYLVAGDDEEAVRQSRDGSSSRARWAVEFVEGRSHVVRLKSCHGQYLTAADEPFLLGMTGKKVVQTQVTVATARAMEWEPIKEGFQVKMRARRGKFLRANGGTPPWRNSVTHDVPHRSATQDWVLWEVEVVDIKEFDLELSASNHMSPAWSFSSVFSEDLEALDTASSPTLSSISSSRHASGRQSETMELFNNARCIRLRGRHDKYLLADEDQEGLCHDRNASSRRSKWTVEFVEGGSFIRLRSCYGKYLTATDIPFLLGVTGKKVLQTTPRRLDSSVEWEPIREGFQVRLKTRYGNFLRANGGVPPWRNSITHDIPHRTVTQDWILWDVEVVDLVQLRSKEPVPVSQPTSRTNSSLTESSSPAVISLKSPRLSFKSPKLTKQESSDSFVGSPVKDRGRDIYYSVADDYGDVDEGIEEANLSYKGNEVEELKQKLEEETGLDDVIVCSRNPLNGKLFPLRLALPPNNTTMHVVVVPSSSQAARYLETPESPTPT
- the LOC131168021 gene encoding uncharacterized protein LOC131168021 isoform X1 yields the protein MEFFNKAKAVRLKSHLGKYLVAGDDEEAVRQSRDGSSSRARWAVEFVEGRSHVVRLKSCHGQYLTAADEPFLLGMTGKKVVQTQVTVATARAMEWEPIKEGFQVKMRARRGKFLRANGGTPPWRNSVTHDVPHRSATQDWVLWEVEVVDIKEFDLELSASNHMSPAWSFSSVFSEDLEALDTASSPTLSSISSSRHASGRQSETMELFNNARCIRLRGRHDKYLLADEDQEGLCHDRNASSRRSKWTVEFVEGGSFIRLRSCYGKYLTATDIPFLLGVTGKKVLQTTPRRLDSSVEWEPIREGFQVRLKTRYGNFLRANGGVPPWRNSITHDIPHRTVTQDWILWDVEVVDLVQLRSKEPVPVSQPTSRTNSSLTESSSPAVISLKSPRLSFKSPKLTKQESSDSFVGSPVKDRGRDIYYSVADDYGDVDEGIEEANLSYKGNEVEELKQKLEEETGLDDVIVCSRNPLNGKLFPLRLALPPNNTTMHVVVVPSSSQGWFYSLSLLLMPAKWYRLKDTSQNSIFAFSTCPPFAWPNEVYVHVLSAARYLETPESPTPT